Genomic DNA from Candidatus Neptunochlamydia vexilliferae:
GGGAAAAGGTCACCACCCCCCGCTTTCTCGTCACTGGATAGCAGACTGTCTCCTGGGAGTGGTCTTTATAGAGGATGTCGAGGACTAGGGTAAGATCGCTAGAAAAACCTCTTCGGGGGAGGCGCCATTCGAGAAGGAGTTCCTGCCCTCTTGGAGGATCGGCCTGCAACGGATCGGGGCTCCCCACAAAGGTGCTTGCAAGGCTCTCCCGGTTAATAATCTCCCGCTTGATCGAGACATAATATTTTTCACAGCCACATAGAAGAAGTAGCAAAATGAAGCATTGACAAATGCGCATGAAACCTCTTAGAATTCTCCCTATGACTATGACCGATCGAGCAGAAAGTGTCAATGGAATCGTCTTTTCAAAAGACCGAAAAGAGGTCCTCCTGATCAAGCGGCGGGATGTCCCCGTTTGGGTCCTACCTGGTGGCGGCATCGACCCTGGAGAGTCGCCCGAAGAGGCTGTGGTGCGGGAAATGGAAGAGGAAACGGGCTGCTCGGCAAAAATCATTCGAAAAGTCGCTGAATATACCCCCATCTGCCGCCTGGCCCGCTTTACCCATTTTTTTGAGTGTAAAATGATGGGATCACCTAAAGCAACCGATGAGACCCAAGGGGCTGCTTTCTTCCCTCTAGACGCTTTGCCAGAAATGCCGCCACCTTATGCGGAGTGGATCGCTGATGCAGCAGGAAACTCCTCGGATATGGTGAGAAAAAAAATCAAAAGTGTCACCTATGGAAACCTTTTTAAACACCTAATACGCCACCCTATTTTAGTCT
This window encodes:
- a CDS encoding NUDIX hydrolase, with the protein product MKPLRILPMTMTDRAESVNGIVFSKDRKEVLLIKRRDVPVWVLPGGGIDPGESPEEAVVREMEEETGCSAKIIRKVAEYTPICRLARFTHFFECKMMGSPKATDETQGAAFFPLDALPEMPPPYAEWIADAAGNSSDMVRKKIKSVTYGNLFKHLIRHPILVFRFLLSRVGLHWNS